In a genomic window of Flavobacteriales bacterium:
- a CDS encoding T9SS type A sorting domain-containing protein, with the protein MRAHQQIPGLLAALIAMSATAQTPYPELTVQDVAWTEGTHHYAVSNRILSPGAPNLPATISGTADAEFVSATSVRLAPGFHAGGLSGGGRFRARIDQGLGQVADLIIIPQEPYSYIADNIVHVHKWEKLELGLKLPQDYQNAIDSFFTHYYSDSTDIDRASPYNVDVQHDLNPYADDSLQLVMTLTDPNGTSHTKWGFFMKEAKWASSNMMALLMEDFADPLHPFHVRFRFAPNIVGAWQVALSLRAPFTTSSSNDLLPFVQYSGFNLICDPPLEDNKGTLRVNEANKRTLQFEAGESFMALGTNLNPASIGTGLWWDVNNYRMQRGALDSMLQAMSQLHASGGNFIRVFLGDKSFAPENVNLGVYDRYRDGLTCDLDSPVVRGNAQFQCWAFDQVVDRARQQGLYIQLCTIPYPPLGAYESNGWHNDAYLNSFVKPRDPITNLYDLKKFFYLDGDTLNLDTGSFRYWKRRFKYIMSRWGYSVNVPIIELFNEIDQMLTYSDGDFTGGGICPENNIVWPADPELRPTIDKWATDIIRYVRSAANSTDPANSALGDSCKLFTASYAGGFPFMPDAEEYYTLYSNPEIDLIDAHKGLGAWWDIHAYSSGVDDYRGLFPNGLSRKPFTHGEFTHYVSMPGYGGNIEKIFHNYWVSFHNELWAAALSGKYAAGTSWIYGTVYWWRHSVEQPPSDSNNGEQNGPFSKTLGAVNNLDLGLGIPLPIKNRSVHHHFRPLADLLAHPSWTAYDFFNGDYTAHDYYDETDANLIDSYYLKSLDSTIAIGWVHNRNSWVKNYYYNKNTDTTQNFLGCTAPEDTAILLSGFLPNTEYHITWFPTWLGSSIVPIDTVRTAENDGTLLLDLSTAPLGDTVQYFLDTLHADYAYIITLDPFVKARRLPQEDDPPAVEHALDFTMFPNPAHDELVLGLPDDLTMDILLLDVMGRRLRAWAGITATSLRISLDPLARGAYAIRVTDGAHSRTKKLIIH; encoded by the coding sequence ATGCGCGCGCACCAGCAGATACCTGGATTGCTGGCAGCTCTGATCGCCATGAGCGCCACGGCCCAAACGCCCTACCCCGAACTGACCGTACAGGATGTGGCATGGACCGAGGGCACGCACCATTACGCGGTCTCGAACAGAATCCTCTCTCCTGGCGCGCCCAACTTGCCCGCCACCATCTCGGGCACGGCCGATGCCGAATTCGTATCGGCAACCTCGGTGCGCTTGGCGCCGGGCTTCCATGCCGGTGGGCTCAGCGGCGGCGGAAGGTTCAGGGCGCGGATTGATCAGGGCTTGGGCCAAGTGGCCGACCTGATCATCATCCCGCAAGAACCCTATTCGTACATCGCCGACAACATCGTGCATGTGCACAAGTGGGAGAAGCTGGAGCTGGGGCTGAAGCTGCCGCAGGATTATCAAAATGCAATTGACAGCTTCTTCACGCACTACTATTCCGACAGTACCGATATCGACCGTGCAAGCCCATACAACGTAGATGTACAGCATGACCTGAATCCCTACGCAGACGACTCGCTACAACTTGTGATGACCCTGACTGATCCGAATGGCACAAGCCATACGAAATGGGGTTTCTTCATGAAGGAGGCGAAGTGGGCCAGCAGCAACATGATGGCGCTTCTTATGGAAGACTTCGCAGATCCGTTGCATCCTTTTCACGTCCGTTTCCGCTTCGCGCCAAATATTGTGGGCGCATGGCAAGTAGCGCTTTCACTGAGAGCACCATTCACGACTAGCAGTTCCAACGATTTGTTGCCATTTGTTCAGTATAGCGGGTTCAACCTGATTTGTGACCCGCCCCTTGAGGATAACAAAGGCACCCTCCGCGTGAACGAGGCCAACAAACGCACGTTGCAGTTCGAGGCAGGTGAGTCGTTCATGGCCTTGGGCACCAACCTGAATCCTGCCTCCATAGGAACGGGGCTCTGGTGGGACGTGAATAACTACCGCATGCAAAGGGGAGCACTTGATAGTATGCTTCAGGCCATGAGCCAGTTGCACGCCTCCGGCGGCAACTTCATCCGGGTCTTCCTTGGCGACAAATCTTTCGCCCCTGAGAATGTGAACCTCGGCGTATATGACCGATATCGTGATGGCCTTACGTGCGACCTTGATAGTCCAGTCGTTCGCGGGAATGCCCAGTTTCAATGCTGGGCATTCGATCAGGTCGTTGACCGTGCACGGCAACAAGGACTGTACATTCAGTTATGTACTATCCCTTATCCACCTCTCGGCGCCTATGAATCGAACGGGTGGCACAATGACGCCTATCTGAACAGTTTCGTTAAACCGCGCGATCCGATTACGAATCTGTACGACTTGAAAAAGTTCTTCTATTTAGATGGAGATACTTTGAACTTGGACACAGGTTCATTCCGATACTGGAAAAGGCGGTTCAAGTACATCATGAGTCGATGGGGGTATTCCGTGAATGTCCCCATCATTGAACTCTTCAATGAGATCGACCAGATGCTCACATACTCCGACGGAGATTTTACAGGAGGTGGCATTTGCCCCGAGAACAACATTGTTTGGCCGGCTGACCCAGAATTGCGGCCCACAATCGACAAATGGGCTACGGATATTATAAGGTACGTGCGTTCTGCGGCAAATTCCACTGACCCAGCCAATTCCGCCTTGGGTGATTCGTGCAAGCTGTTCACTGCCAGCTATGCGGGAGGTTTTCCGTTCATGCCGGATGCCGAAGAGTATTATACCCTCTATTCGAATCCGGAAATCGACCTCATTGATGCGCACAAAGGGCTGGGTGCGTGGTGGGATATTCACGCGTACTCATCTGGAGTTGACGACTACAGAGGGCTATTCCCGAACGGTCTATCGCGCAAGCCATTCACCCACGGAGAATTCACGCACTATGTGAGCATGCCCGGTTACGGCGGAAATATTGAGAAGATCTTCCACAATTACTGGGTCTCTTTCCACAACGAATTGTGGGCAGCGGCGCTCAGCGGCAAGTATGCAGCAGGCACATCATGGATTTACGGAACTGTTTACTGGTGGCGGCATTCGGTGGAGCAACCGCCAAGCGACTCGAATAACGGCGAACAAAATGGCCCTTTCTCAAAGACCCTTGGTGCAGTGAATAATCTTGACCTCGGCTTGGGCATTCCTTTACCAATCAAGAATCGAAGTGTTCATCACCACTTCCGGCCCTTGGCCGATTTGCTGGCCCATCCGAGTTGGACGGCATACGACTTTTTCAACGGCGACTACACGGCGCACGACTATTACGACGAGACCGATGCCAATCTGATTGACAGCTATTATCTGAAGAGCCTCGACAGCACGATCGCCATCGGCTGGGTACACAACCGCAATTCGTGGGTGAAGAATTACTACTACAACAAGAATACTGACACCACGCAGAACTTCCTGGGTTGCACGGCTCCGGAGGACACAGCCATACTGTTGAGCGGCTTCCTGCCGAACACTGAATACCACATCACTTGGTTCCCGACCTGGCTGGGAAGCTCGATTGTGCCTATTGATACCGTGCGGACTGCGGAAAACGATGGTACACTATTGCTCGACTTGAGCACAGCGCCGCTTGGCGATACGGTCCAGTATTTCTTGGATACTCTTCACGCGGACTACGCGTACATCATCACCCTCGACCCATTCGTCAAAGCGAGACGGCTACCACAAGAGGATGATCCGCCTGCGGTCGAGCACGCCTTGGACTTCACCATGTTCCCGAATCCCGCGCATGACGAACTGGTGCTTGGCCTGCCTGATGACTTGACGATGGATATACTGCTCCTGGATGTAATGGGCCGACGGCTCCGCGCTTGGGCAGGAATTACAGCAACCTCACTCCGTATCTCCTTAGATCCGCTGGCGAGAGGCGCGTACGCCATTCGCGTGACAGACGGCGCTCATTCGAGAACGAAGAAACTCATCATTCACTGA
- a CDS encoding SprB repeat-containing protein — protein MTVSLTPSNYNGYNITCFGKKNGTIDATVSGGTAPYAFSWSNQSTDEDLADLASGFYRLVVTDALNEVAEAEITLTEPTALRLAAAPFTYPNGLNLSCHDCYNGSIDVTVTDGVPPYTYAWDDNATMADRSGLGALTYTLTVTDANGCQVNSERITLTQPERSDWRMDGNTGTDPDQHYLGTSDSTDFVFKSNGQERLRLLGNGEVKLTSPMLNNGVVYIDANGVLRGGGFPPSKPPIAPGLCRVLGEYPYWETRGNAFDDLCPEEQPVLGTRTNHALSIITADAERMIIHTNGKVGIGTAPPAGAITNWRLYVADGIATADVLVKHAPWPDYVFAEGYSLLPLNELRDFLQRHRHLPHVPSASELDAQGGVALAEHARALTRTVEEQALYILQLEERAAKAEERLARLEQRLSTLEASK, from the coding sequence ATGACCGTCAGCCTCACCCCTTCCAATTACAACGGGTACAACATCACGTGCTTCGGAAAGAAGAATGGCACGATTGACGCGACAGTGAGCGGCGGCACTGCGCCCTACGCATTCTCATGGTCGAACCAGAGCACCGATGAGGACCTTGCCGACCTAGCCTCCGGCTTCTACCGATTGGTGGTCACCGACGCGCTCAATGAGGTTGCCGAAGCAGAGATCACCCTCACCGAGCCGACGGCACTGCGCCTCGCTGCGGCGCCCTTCACCTACCCCAACGGGCTGAACCTGAGCTGCCACGATTGCTACAACGGGAGCATCGACGTGACGGTGACTGATGGCGTTCCACCCTACACCTATGCATGGGACGATAACGCGACAATGGCCGATCGCAGCGGCTTGGGCGCACTCACCTACACCTTGACGGTGACCGATGCGAACGGATGCCAGGTGAACTCCGAGCGCATCACCCTCACACAACCCGAGCGCAGCGATTGGCGGATGGATGGGAACACCGGCACCGACCCGGACCAGCACTACCTCGGCACCAGCGACTCAACGGACTTCGTCTTCAAGAGCAACGGACAAGAACGGCTGCGGCTGCTGGGCAATGGCGAAGTGAAGCTCACCAGCCCCATGCTGAATAACGGTGTGGTGTACATCGATGCCAACGGAGTATTGCGCGGTGGCGGCTTCCCGCCCAGCAAACCGCCCATTGCGCCGGGCCTTTGCCGCGTTCTCGGCGAATACCCGTACTGGGAAACGCGAGGCAACGCCTTCGATGACCTTTGCCCGGAAGAACAACCCGTTCTCGGCACGCGGACGAATCACGCCCTCAGCATCATCACGGCCGATGCCGAGCGCATGATCATCCATACCAACGGCAAGGTGGGCATCGGCACCGCGCCGCCAGCAGGCGCCATCACCAATTGGCGGCTCTACGTCGCGGATGGCATCGCCACGGCCGATGTGCTGGTGAAGCATGCGCCGTGGCCCGATTACGTCTTCGCCGAAGGTTACTCCCTGCTTCCCTTGAACGAGCTCCGTGATTTTCTGCAACGGCACAGGCACCTGCCGCATGTTCCTTCTGCATCGGAACTCGATGCGCAGGGCGGCGTGGCCCTGGCCGAACATGCGCGTGCCCTCACGCGCACCGTGGAAGAGCAAGCGCTCTATATCCTGCAATTGGAAGAGCGTGCCGCCAAAGCAGAAGAACGCCTTGCGCGCTTGGAGCAGCGGTTGAGCACCCTTGAAGCGTCGAAGTGA
- a CDS encoding T9SS type A sorting domain-containing protein: MRTYLSVSCLALLLAQAAAQQPFSKIYLSGASYQLNLIELSSQSIVMGWGWYPGISLLQPDGSISHSKCFYGDSVLNMASIKKFSNNQFYFVTSYRKDSCSALGSLTLPFTHPALGRMDSLGNIDYLRYYDLNAACVNFAGDLELMANGNAVVWGREGRFLVFATDSLGNPLWAKRFDDPGSIRFVKELPGGDLLTGFDVEGIGACVARLDGNGNFVWCKNYMRPWGRMHDAIIESDSSFIITGYAGAASHPKLFMIKLNDEGIVQWCRGYDSDPFRWYVPQWSRIERTLDGNFVVLATLGQQENGSFYRPYLFKIDTNGDTLWTRSMGAQGYTYYTRDLLAHSDGSFMFSGIVEGSLPDTWMGAPYIFKTDSLGHFSCSEWVHPVQLLELFPTDSSFALTSVDGATVHPAFASDTTFAPIAVYDACEVANSVPPYALTREKRMRVRPNPTPGRVTISFNDPLMAESYYSVYDGMGKLLFQRPLPKGRESEEVDLSRFGSGTYVVRFTDKEGNCYERVVVE; the protein is encoded by the coding sequence ATGAGAACCTACCTGAGTGTGTCGTGTTTGGCATTATTGCTTGCACAAGCGGCAGCCCAACAACCCTTCAGTAAGATTTACCTGTCTGGCGCCTCCTATCAGCTTAATCTCATTGAACTCTCCAGTCAATCCATCGTGATGGGCTGGGGGTGGTACCCGGGCATTTCCCTCTTACAGCCTGACGGGAGCATTTCTCATTCGAAGTGCTTCTATGGAGACTCTGTCTTGAATATGGCTTCGATCAAGAAGTTCTCAAACAACCAGTTCTACTTTGTAACCAGCTATCGAAAGGACTCCTGCTCTGCACTAGGATCCCTAACGCTTCCATTCACACATCCGGCGCTTGGCCGCATGGACTCACTTGGCAACATTGACTACCTCCGGTACTATGACTTGAATGCCGCTTGTGTCAACTTCGCCGGAGACTTGGAACTGATGGCGAATGGGAATGCGGTTGTTTGGGGCCGAGAGGGCCGGTTCTTGGTCTTCGCGACAGATTCTTTGGGGAATCCGCTTTGGGCTAAACGGTTCGACGATCCTGGCTCAATTCGATTCGTGAAGGAGCTTCCTGGGGGCGATCTACTTACTGGGTTCGATGTCGAGGGAATCGGCGCATGCGTTGCCCGCTTGGATGGGAATGGCAATTTCGTTTGGTGTAAGAACTACATGCGGCCTTGGGGTAGGATGCACGACGCCATTATCGAATCCGATTCGTCCTTCATCATTACCGGTTATGCAGGTGCCGCAAGCCATCCGAAGCTCTTCATGATTAAGTTAAATGATGAAGGCATAGTACAATGGTGCCGGGGCTACGATAGCGATCCGTTCCGCTGGTATGTTCCACAATGGTCGAGGATTGAGCGCACACTCGACGGCAACTTCGTGGTATTGGCCACGCTTGGCCAACAAGAAAACGGCAGTTTCTATCGCCCGTACCTGTTCAAAATAGACACGAACGGCGATACTCTGTGGACCAGGTCAATGGGAGCACAAGGCTACACCTACTACACGCGCGATTTGCTAGCACACTCGGACGGCAGTTTCATGTTCAGTGGCATAGTTGAAGGCTCCTTGCCAGACACATGGATGGGCGCACCGTATATCTTCAAGACGGATTCCCTCGGTCATTTCTCCTGCTCCGAGTGGGTGCATCCGGTGCAGTTGCTGGAGCTCTTCCCCACAGACAGCAGTTTTGCATTGACCTCTGTCGATGGGGCCACAGTCCATCCCGCTTTTGCGAGCGATACCACATTCGCGCCTATTGCGGTGTATGACGCATGCGAGGTGGCGAACAGCGTTCCGCCTTATGCGCTCACTAGGGAGAAGCGCATGCGCGTCCGCCCCAATCCCACCCCTGGCCGCGTTACCATCTCCTTCAACGACCCGCTCATGGCCGAGAGCTATTACAGCGTGTACGATGGCATGGGCAAACTCTTGTTCCAGCGCCCTCTCCCCAAAGGCCGGGAGTCGGAGGAGGTGGATCTATCGCGCTTCGGCTCGGGCACCTACGTGGTGCGCTTCACGGATAAAGAGGGGAACTGTTACGAACGGGTGGTGGTGGAGTAG